A stretch of Streptococcus sp. oral taxon 061 DNA encodes these proteins:
- the metE gene encoding 5-methyltetrahydropteroyltriglutamate--homocysteine S-methyltransferase, producing MSTTIIGFPRLGEFRELKFTTEKYFRKEITEEELLAAAKELRAKHWNIVKEKGITEIPSNDFSHYDNFLDAAFLFNVVPASVQNLDLSDLERYFALGRGYQGEKGDVRALPMKKWFNTNYHYIVPKFEKETQVKLAGHKIFDEFQEAKELGLNTRPVLVGPFTFLQLSDFEEGVKAEDFVDSLVAAYQDVFAKLAELGATRIQLDEAALVKDLTEEEKALFLNIYNKLLADKKGLEVLLQTYFGDVRDVYADLVKLPVDAIGLDFVEGKKTLELVKGGFPADKTLYAGIVNGKNIWRNNYEKSLAVLEQIPAENIVLTSSCSLLHVPFTTANEDFEPAILNHFAFAVEKLDEIRDLDAIRNGQGAEALAANKELFATERVGENAELRARIAGLTDADYTRLPAFAEREAIQEEAFKLPALPTTTIGSFPQTKEVRAKRLAFRKGELSQEEYDAFLAETIDEWIKWQEEVGFDVLVHGEFERNDMVEYFGQNLSGYLFSKNGWVQSYGMRGVKPPIIWGDVTRLNPITVKWSSYAQSLTDKPVKGMLTGPVTILNWSFPREDISIKDSTLQIALAIKDEVLDLEAAGVKIIQIDEAALREKLPLRRSDWYEDYLDWAIPAFRLVHSTVAPDTQIHTHMCYSEFTDIIPAIDNLDADVISFEASRSNLEILDELKAKNFQTEVGPGVYDIHSPRVPNEGEIDHTIEAILAKVPSRKVWINPDCGLKTRGIPETKESLIRLVEAAKAAREKL from the coding sequence ATGTCAACTACTATTATCGGATTCCCACGTTTGGGTGAATTCCGCGAATTAAAATTTACAACTGAAAAATACTTTAGAAAAGAAATCACAGAAGAAGAACTCTTGGCTGCGGCTAAAGAATTGCGTGCAAAACACTGGAACATTGTCAAAGAAAAAGGCATCACTGAAATCCCATCAAATGACTTTTCTCACTATGACAACTTCCTTGATGCAGCTTTCCTCTTCAACGTAGTTCCTGCATCTGTTCAAAACTTGGACTTGTCTGATCTTGAACGTTACTTTGCTTTGGGACGTGGTTACCAAGGAGAAAAAGGGGATGTTCGTGCCCTTCCGATGAAGAAATGGTTCAACACTAACTACCACTACATCGTTCCAAAATTTGAAAAAGAAACTCAAGTAAAATTGGCTGGTCACAAGATCTTTGATGAGTTCCAAGAAGCTAAAGAATTGGGTCTTAACACTCGTCCTGTCCTTGTAGGTCCATTCACTTTCCTTCAATTGTCAGACTTTGAAGAAGGTGTGAAAGCAGAAGACTTCGTAGATAGCTTAGTAGCTGCTTACCAAGATGTTTTTGCAAAATTGGCTGAACTTGGTGCAACTCGTATCCAACTCGACGAAGCTGCTCTTGTCAAAGATTTGACAGAAGAAGAAAAAGCCCTATTCTTGAACATCTACAACAAACTCTTGGCTGACAAGAAAGGTCTTGAAGTCTTGCTTCAAACTTACTTCGGTGACGTTCGTGACGTCTACGCTGACCTTGTGAAATTACCAGTGGATGCGATTGGTCTTGATTTCGTTGAAGGTAAGAAAACTCTTGAACTCGTTAAAGGTGGCTTCCCAGCTGACAAGACTCTTTATGCAGGTATTGTCAATGGTAAGAACATCTGGCGCAACAACTACGAAAAGAGCTTGGCTGTTCTTGAGCAAATCCCAGCTGAAAATATCGTTTTGACTAGCTCATGCTCACTTCTTCATGTGCCATTTACAACAGCTAATGAAGATTTTGAACCAGCTATCTTGAACCACTTTGCATTTGCAGTAGAAAAATTGGATGAAATCCGTGATTTGGATGCTATCCGCAACGGTCAAGGTGCAGAAGCTCTTGCAGCAAACAAAGAACTCTTTGCAACTGAACGTGTTGGTGAAAATGCTGAACTTCGTGCACGTATCGCTGGATTGACTGACGCAGACTACACTCGTTTGCCAGCCTTTGCAGAACGTGAAGCAATCCAAGAAGAAGCTTTCAAACTTCCAGCTCTTCCAACAACAACGATCGGTTCATTCCCTCAAACTAAGGAAGTTCGTGCTAAACGTTTGGCCTTCCGTAAGGGTGAATTGTCACAAGAAGAATACGATGCCTTCCTTGCTGAAACGATCGACGAATGGATCAAATGGCAAGAAGAAGTTGGATTTGACGTGCTTGTACACGGTGAATTCGAGCGTAATGACATGGTTGAGTACTTCGGTCAAAACTTGTCTGGTTACCTCTTCTCTAAGAATGGTTGGGTACAATCATACGGTATGCGTGGGGTTAAACCACCAATCATCTGGGGTGATGTGACTCGTCTCAACCCTATCACTGTGAAATGGTCTAGCTATGCACAAAGCCTTACTGACAAACCTGTTAAAGGTATGTTGACTGGACCTGTTACTATCCTTAACTGGTCATTCCCACGTGAAGACATCTCTATCAAGGATTCTACTCTTCAAATCGCTCTTGCTATCAAGGATGAAGTTCTTGACCTTGAAGCTGCAGGCGTGAAAATCATCCAAATCGACGAGGCTGCTCTACGTGAGAAATTGCCACTTCGTCGTAGCGACTGGTACGAAGACTACCTTGACTGGGCTATTCCAGCCTTCCGTTTGGTACACTCAACAGTAGCACCAGACACACAAATCCACACTCACATGTGTTACTCAGAATTTACAGATATCATTCCAGCTATCGACAACTTGGATGCAGACGTTATCTCATTTGAAGCTAGCCGTTCAAACCTTGAAATCTTGGACGAACTCAAAGCGAAAAACTTCCAAACAGAAGTTGGACCTGGGGTTTACGATATCCACTCACCTCGTGTGCCTAACGAAGGCGAAATCGACCACACAATCGAAGCAATCCTTGCTAAAGTTCCAAGTAGAAAAGTTTGGATCAACCCTGACTGTGGTTTGAAAACACGTGGTATTCCAGAAACTAAAGAAAGCTTGATCCGCCTTGTAGAAGCTGCGAAAGCTGCGCGTGAGAAATTGTAA
- the metF gene encoding methylenetetrahydrofolate reductase [NAD(P)H]: MSRQTPSLSFEVFPPNPAVGNDKIIAALKDMQDLAPHFISVTASNNKFNIKETTVRLADYIQNDLEIPTIAHLPAIYLTKDKVAETIADLDKVGVQKILALRGDIIPDVEPQKDFRYATDLIEFINEQAPHFEIIGACYPEGHPDSPNQISDIQNLKKKVDAGCSSLVTQLFFDNERFYDFQDKCTLAGIDVPIHAGIMPILNRNQALRLLKTCENIHLPRKFKAILDKYENDPESLRAAGLAYAVDQIVDLVTQDVAGVHLYTMNNADTAQYIHQATHALFNHQP, translated from the coding sequence ATGTCACGTCAAACACCGTCCCTCTCATTTGAAGTTTTCCCTCCAAACCCAGCAGTAGGCAATGACAAAATTATTGCGGCCCTGAAAGATATGCAGGACTTGGCGCCACACTTTATCAGTGTGACTGCCAGCAATAATAAATTTAATATCAAAGAGACGACGGTTCGTTTGGCAGACTATATCCAAAATGACTTGGAGATTCCGACCATTGCTCACTTGCCAGCTATCTATCTGACTAAGGATAAGGTGGCTGAGACTATTGCAGATTTGGATAAGGTTGGGGTTCAGAAAATCTTGGCTTTGCGTGGAGATATCATTCCTGATGTGGAGCCACAAAAAGATTTCCGTTATGCGACAGACTTGATTGAGTTTATCAATGAACAGGCACCGCACTTTGAAATTATTGGTGCTTGTTATCCAGAAGGACACCCTGATTCGCCAAACCAAATCTCAGATATTCAAAATCTCAAGAAAAAAGTAGATGCAGGCTGTTCAAGCCTTGTCACTCAGCTTTTCTTTGACAACGAGCGTTTCTACGATTTCCAAGACAAATGTACCTTGGCTGGGATTGATGTTCCCATTCATGCGGGTATCATGCCAATCCTCAATCGTAACCAAGCGCTTCGTCTCTTGAAGACTTGTGAGAATATCCATCTCCCACGTAAGTTTAAGGCTATCTTGGACAAGTATGAGAATGATCCTGAGTCACTCAGAGCAGCAGGACTTGCCTATGCTGTAGACCAAATCGTGGACTTGGTAACTCAAGACGTAGCAGGCGTGCATCTCTACACCATGAACAACGCAGACACTGCACAGTACATCCACCAAGCAACCCATGCCTTGTTCAATCACCAACCTTAA
- the pnp gene encoding polyribonucleotide nucleotidyltransferase — translation MTKQVFQTTFAGRELIVETGQVAKQANGSVVVRYGESTVLTAAVMSKKMATGDFFPLQVNYEEKMYAAGKFPGGFMKREGRPSTDATLTARLIDRPIRPMFAEGFRNEVQVINTVLSYDENASAPMAAMFGSSLALSISDIPFDGPIAGVQVGYVDGEIVINPTQEQAEQSLLELTVAGTKHAINMVESGAKELSEEIMLEALLKGHEAVKELIAFQEEIVAAVGKEKAEVELLHVDAELQAEIIAAYNSDLQKAVQVEEKLAREAATQEVKDQVTAVYEEKYADHEEFDRIMRDVAEILEQMEHAEVRRLITEDKVRPDGRKVDEIRPLDAVVDFLPRVHGSGLFTRGQTQALSILTLAPMGETQIIDGLDPEYKKRFMHHYNFPQYSVGETGRYGAPGRREIGHGALGERALAQVLPSLEEFPYAIRLVAEVLESNGSSSQASICAGTLALMAGGVPIKAPVAGIAMGLISDGNNYTVLTDIQGLEDHFGDMDFKVAGTRDGITALQMDIKIQGITAEILTEALAQAKKARFEILDVIEATIPEVRPELAPTAPKIDTIKIDVDKIKIVIGKGGETIDKIIAETGVKIDIDEEGNVSIYSSDQAAINRAKEIIAGLVREAKVDEVYHAKVVRIEKFGAFVNLFDKTDALVHISEMAWTRTNNVEDLVQIGDFVDVKVIKIDEKGRVDASMKALLPRPPKPERSEEKGDKGHRHGDRPRHHHKDHKPKKETTETPKDSE, via the coding sequence ATGACAAAACAAGTGTTTCAAACGACTTTTGCGGGTCGTGAGTTAATCGTAGAGACTGGTCAGGTTGCTAAGCAAGCCAATGGCTCTGTTGTGGTACGTTACGGTGAGTCAACTGTCTTGACTGCTGCCGTTATGTCTAAGAAGATGGCAACTGGAGATTTCTTCCCACTTCAAGTCAACTACGAAGAAAAAATGTATGCGGCTGGGAAATTTCCTGGTGGCTTTATGAAACGTGAAGGACGTCCTTCAACAGATGCGACATTGACAGCGCGTTTGATTGACCGTCCAATCCGTCCAATGTTTGCGGAAGGTTTCCGTAACGAAGTGCAAGTCATCAATACTGTTCTTTCTTATGACGAAAATGCATCTGCACCAATGGCAGCCATGTTTGGTTCATCATTAGCACTATCTATCTCAGATATTCCATTTGACGGACCAATCGCTGGGGTTCAAGTAGGCTATGTTGATGGGGAAATCGTCATCAACCCTACTCAAGAACAAGCAGAGCAATCGCTTCTTGAATTGACAGTAGCTGGTACTAAGCATGCTATCAACATGGTAGAGTCTGGTGCCAAAGAATTGTCAGAAGAAATCATGTTGGAAGCCCTTCTTAAAGGACACGAAGCTGTTAAAGAATTGATTGCCTTCCAAGAAGAAATCGTTGCGGCAGTCGGTAAAGAAAAAGCAGAAGTAGAATTGCTTCATGTAGACGCTGAATTGCAAGCTGAAATCATCGCAGCTTACAACAGCGATCTTCAAAAAGCTGTTCAAGTTGAAGAAAAATTGGCGCGTGAAGCTGCAACTCAAGAAGTGAAAGACCAAGTTACAGCAGTTTACGAAGAAAAATATGCAGACCACGAAGAATTTGACCGCATCATGCGTGATGTGGCTGAAATCTTGGAACAAATGGAACACGCAGAAGTACGCCGTTTGATCACAGAAGACAAGGTTCGTCCGGATGGTCGTAAGGTTGATGAAATCCGTCCTTTGGATGCGGTTGTTGACTTCCTTCCTCGTGTACACGGTTCAGGTCTCTTCACTCGTGGACAAACTCAGGCTCTTTCTATCTTGACTTTGGCGCCAATGGGTGAAACGCAAATCATCGATGGTTTGGATCCAGAGTACAAGAAACGCTTTATGCACCACTATAACTTCCCACAATACTCTGTTGGTGAAACTGGTCGTTACGGTGCGCCTGGTCGTCGTGAAATTGGTCACGGTGCTCTCGGTGAGCGTGCACTTGCTCAAGTATTGCCAAGCTTAGAAGAATTCCCATATGCGATTCGTTTGGTAGCAGAAGTCTTGGAATCAAACGGTTCTTCATCTCAAGCATCTATCTGTGCAGGAACACTTGCCCTTATGGCTGGTGGTGTGCCAATCAAGGCTCCGGTAGCAGGTATTGCCATGGGTCTGATCTCAGATGGAAACAACTACACCGTATTGACAGATATCCAAGGTTTGGAAGACCACTTTGGAGATATGGACTTTAAGGTTGCAGGTACTCGTGACGGGATTACAGCTCTTCAAATGGATATCAAAATCCAAGGGATTACTGCAGAAATCTTGACTGAAGCTCTTGCCCAAGCCAAGAAAGCTCGTTTTGAAATCCTTGATGTGATCGAAGCAACGATTCCTGAAGTTCGTCCAGAATTGGCTCCAACTGCTCCGAAAATTGATACCATTAAGATTGATGTGGACAAGATTAAGATTGTCATCGGTAAAGGTGGAGAAACCATTGATAAAATCATCGCTGAAACAGGCGTTAAGATTGATATCGACGAAGAAGGAAACGTGTCTATCTACTCTAGCGATCAAGCTGCCATTAACCGCGCTAAAGAAATTATTGCTGGTTTGGTTCGTGAAGCAAAAGTGGACGAAGTCTACCATGCTAAAGTGGTTCGTATCGAGAAATTCGGAGCCTTTGTCAATCTCTTTGACAAGACTGACGCCCTCGTTCACATCTCTGAAATGGCTTGGACTCGTACTAATAATGTAGAAGATTTAGTTCAAATTGGTGATTTTGTCGATGTGAAGGTTATTAAGATCGATGAAAAAGGTCGTGTAGATGCTTCTATGAAGGCACTCTTGCCACGTCCGCCAAAACCTGAACGTTCAGAAGAAAAAGGGGATAAAGGTCATCGTCATGGCGATCGCCCTCGTCACCACCACAAGGACCACAAACCTAAGAAAGAAACTACAGAAACACCAAAAGACTCAGAATAA
- the cysE gene encoding serine O-acetyltransferase — MGWWRETIDIVKENDPAARTTLEVLLTYPGVKALAAHRLSHFLWKNGFKLLARMHSQFWRFWTQIEIHPGAQIDSGVFIDHGAGLVIGETAIVEKGVLLYHGVTLGGTGKDVGKRHPTVRKGALISAHAQVIGPVEIGENAKVGAAAVVVADVPSDVTVVGIPAKIVRVHGQKDEPTIHEVEEKREYYVNKLEHAREASHRSSGL; from the coding sequence ATGGGATGGTGGCGTGAAACCATTGATATCGTAAAAGAAAATGATCCAGCGGCTCGCACCACTTTGGAGGTTCTTTTGACCTATCCTGGTGTGAAAGCCTTGGCTGCCCACCGTCTCTCTCATTTTCTCTGGAAGAATGGCTTTAAGCTTTTAGCTCGTATGCACAGCCAGTTTTGGCGCTTTTGGACTCAGATTGAGATCCACCCAGGAGCTCAGATTGACTCTGGTGTCTTTATCGACCACGGGGCGGGTCTGGTTATTGGGGAGACGGCCATTGTTGAGAAGGGTGTCCTTCTCTACCACGGTGTCACTCTCGGTGGTACAGGTAAGGATGTTGGCAAACGACATCCGACCGTGCGTAAGGGAGCTCTTATATCAGCCCATGCCCAGGTTATCGGTCCTGTAGAAATCGGTGAAAACGCTAAAGTCGGTGCTGCAGCAGTTGTCGTGGCAGACGTACCAAGTGACGTGACGGTTGTCGGAATTCCAGCCAAGATTGTCCGAGTGCATGGGCAAAAGGATGAACCAACCATTCACGAAGTCGAAGAAAAACGTGAATACTACGTCAATAAACTTGAGCATGCTAGAGAAGCCAGTCACAGGTCGTCTGGTTTGTAA
- a CDS encoding nucleoside phosphorylase, whose product MLLEEFENVPAVIEPTDRSLLSGGEVCDTIILSFNGEILERVKQIEGVYEGGYLTNLNGKLPWYIYEKDGSKVAVSMATIGAPMVVGLLEELKARGFKNFIVLGSCGVLDQSIQADKIILPSSALRDEGTSYHYAPASDEIAYERSLLLTMENALDKAGVEHIRTKSWTTDAFYRETAAKVKRRLEAGARVVDMEASAIMAWAQYRQAKVYQFFYTADYVDHHNHEWDARREERKADAMTFFEIALVIARELD is encoded by the coding sequence ATGCTATTAGAAGAATTTGAAAATGTACCTGCTGTTATCGAGCCAACTGATCGAAGCCTCCTTAGTGGTGGAGAAGTTTGTGATACCATTATCTTGTCTTTTAATGGAGAAATCCTTGAACGAGTAAAGCAGATAGAAGGTGTCTACGAAGGTGGCTATCTTACCAATCTAAATGGCAAACTGCCATGGTATATCTATGAAAAAGATGGGAGTAAGGTAGCAGTTTCTATGGCTACTATTGGAGCTCCAATGGTTGTTGGACTCTTAGAAGAACTAAAAGCAAGAGGATTTAAGAATTTTATTGTTTTGGGATCTTGCGGAGTTCTAGACCAGTCTATTCAAGCAGATAAGATTATCCTACCAAGTTCGGCTTTACGTGATGAAGGTACTAGTTATCACTATGCTCCAGCAAGTGATGAAATAGCCTATGAGCGATCTCTACTCTTAACTATGGAAAACGCCTTGGATAAAGCTGGTGTTGAGCATATTAGAACAAAGTCTTGGACCACAGATGCCTTTTATCGTGAGACAGCTGCTAAGGTCAAACGAAGACTTGAAGCAGGAGCTAGAGTTGTAGATATGGAAGCTTCGGCTATCATGGCCTGGGCCCAATATCGACAAGCCAAGGTCTATCAATTTTTCTATACAGCTGACTATGTCGACCATCACAATCATGAGTGGGATGCCAGACGCGAAGAAAGAAAAGCAGATGCTATGACTTTCTTTGAGATAGCCTTAGTAATTGCCAGAGAGCTGGATTGA
- the cysS gene encoding cysteine--tRNA ligase, whose translation MIKIYDTMSRDLREFVPIEDGKVKMYVCGPTVYNYIHVGNARSTVAFDTIRRYFEYRGYEVAYISNFTDVDDKIINRAKEEGITPQEVADKYIAAFREDVTALGVKPATRHPRVVEFMADIIRFVEDLIEKGFAYESQGDVYFRVEKSHNYAKLANKTLEDLELGASGRTDEETARKENPVDFALWKAAKPGEISWDSPWGPGRPGWHIECSVMSTEILGDTIDIHGGGADLEFPHHTNEIAQSEAKTGKTFANYWMHNGFVNIDNVKMSKSLGNFITVHDALKTIDGQVLRFFFATQHYRKPINFTEKAVRDAETNLKYLKNTYEQPFTGDVDAQELQAFKDKFVAAMDEDFNTANGITVVFEMAKWINSGNYDASVKETLAAMLEVFGVVFVEEVLDEEIEALIQKRQEARANRDFATADQIRDQLAAQGIKLLDTKDGVRWTRD comes from the coding sequence GTGATTAAAATCTATGACACCATGTCTCGTGATTTACGAGAATTTGTCCCAATCGAGGACGGCAAGGTCAAGATGTATGTCTGTGGGCCAACAGTTTATAACTATATCCACGTGGGGAATGCCCGCTCAACGGTAGCTTTTGATACTATTCGTCGCTATTTTGAATATCGTGGCTATGAGGTTGCCTATATTTCTAACTTCACAGATGTGGATGATAAGATTATTAACCGTGCTAAGGAAGAAGGTATCACACCTCAGGAAGTAGCGGACAAGTATATCGCTGCCTTTCGGGAAGATGTGACGGCTTTGGGTGTGAAACCTGCGACTCGCCATCCTCGTGTAGTCGAGTTTATGGCTGATATCATCCGCTTTGTAGAAGACTTGATTGAAAAAGGCTTTGCCTATGAGAGTCAAGGGGATGTCTATTTCCGTGTAGAAAAATCCCACAACTATGCTAAGTTAGCTAATAAAACCCTAGAAGACTTGGAATTAGGTGCTTCAGGTCGGACAGACGAAGAAACAGCTCGCAAGGAAAATCCTGTAGACTTTGCTCTTTGGAAAGCAGCCAAACCAGGTGAGATTTCTTGGGACAGTCCATGGGGGCCTGGTCGTCCAGGCTGGCATATCGAATGTTCGGTTATGTCAACGGAGATTTTAGGCGATACCATCGATATTCACGGTGGTGGAGCTGACCTTGAGTTTCCTCACCATACCAACGAAATTGCCCAATCTGAAGCTAAAACAGGCAAGACTTTTGCCAACTACTGGATGCACAATGGCTTTGTCAACATCGACAATGTCAAGATGTCCAAGTCTTTGGGGAACTTCATTACGGTACACGATGCCCTCAAAACTATCGACGGTCAAGTGCTTCGTTTCTTCTTTGCGACTCAGCATTACCGCAAACCTATCAACTTTACGGAAAAGGCTGTGCGCGATGCCGAGACTAATCTCAAGTATTTGAAGAACACTTACGAGCAACCATTTACTGGAGATGTAGATGCTCAAGAATTGCAAGCTTTTAAAGATAAGTTTGTAGCAGCTATGGATGAGGATTTCAATACAGCTAATGGAATCACTGTTGTCTTTGAAATGGCCAAATGGATCAACTCAGGTAACTATGATGCAAGTGTTAAGGAAACTCTTGCAGCCATGTTGGAAGTCTTTGGAGTTGTCTTTGTTGAGGAAGTTTTGGATGAAGAGATTGAAGCCTTGATTCAAAAACGCCAAGAAGCGCGTGCCAATCGTGACTTTGCGACAGCTGACCAAATCCGTGACCAACTAGCTGCTCAAGGGATTAAACTACTTGATACCAAGGATGGAGTGAGGTGGACACGTGATTGA
- a CDS encoding Mini-ribonuclease 3: MIDVNLINGIALAFEGDAVYSMYIRRHLILKGMTKPNKLHQEATKYVSAKAQARLISLMLEEQVLTEKEEEIYKRGRNTNSHTKAKNADVVTYRMSTGFEAVMGYLHMTENVERLETLISWCIQKVEG, from the coding sequence GTGATTGATGTCAATCTCATTAACGGGATTGCGCTAGCCTTTGAAGGAGATGCGGTTTATTCTATGTATATTCGCCGTCATCTCATTCTTAAAGGCATGACCAAGCCCAATAAACTCCATCAAGAGGCCACTAAGTATGTATCAGCCAAGGCTCAGGCACGCTTGATTTCCCTCATGTTGGAGGAGCAAGTCCTAACGGAAAAAGAAGAAGAAATCTATAAACGTGGTCGCAATACCAATAGTCACACCAAGGCAAAGAATGCAGATGTAGTGACCTACCGTATGTCTACAGGTTTTGAAGCGGTCATGGGTTATCTTCATATGACTGAAAATGTGGAGCGTCTAGAAACCTTGATTTCTTGGTGTATCCAAAAAGTGGAGGGCTAG
- a CDS encoding helix-turn-helix domain-containing protein produces MIAKELLDWFPQAQIVDQPVDKEGYLTLPVSANQWVLLEEAGLSEREKQLVALLSQQEQTISLNPWYSYLIEGKGQAPQSFKKLQIVYCHLSYYQQENLTSWLDMMRTLFPNCETVLQVGAQDYLFVLQQDKYTSVRSILTDTLEAVEYDFGVRLSIMLGQVWSQTGNQSLTDLIKAERDLFKNWWRQGHQGFHTFSQLYLWSMGEKMVDLSLIKDYLHQMILDQDQIQEIILSLWENSAVLTKTAQQLYLHRNSLQYKIDKWEELTGLQLKELTDLTLCYQLILPDII; encoded by the coding sequence ATGATTGCAAAAGAATTACTAGATTGGTTTCCACAAGCTCAAATCGTAGACCAACCAGTCGATAAGGAAGGCTATCTGACGCTTCCAGTATCCGCAAATCAGTGGGTTTTACTGGAGGAAGCTGGACTTAGTGAACGTGAGAAGCAGTTGGTGGCTCTCTTAAGCCAGCAGGAACAAACTATCTCTTTAAATCCTTGGTATAGCTATTTGATAGAGGGCAAGGGGCAAGCACCGCAGAGCTTTAAAAAGCTACAGATTGTTTATTGTCACCTTTCTTATTATCAACAGGAGAACCTGACTTCTTGGTTGGATATGATGAGAACCCTCTTTCCTAATTGCGAGACAGTGCTTCAGGTGGGAGCTCAGGATTACCTATTTGTTCTCCAACAGGACAAATACACTTCTGTTCGCTCTATCTTAACAGATACCTTGGAAGCAGTAGAATACGACTTTGGGGTTCGCCTTTCCATCATGCTTGGTCAGGTCTGGTCGCAAACAGGAAATCAGAGTTTGACAGATCTCATCAAAGCAGAACGTGACTTGTTTAAAAACTGGTGGCGTCAAGGTCATCAAGGATTCCATACTTTTTCTCAACTTTACCTTTGGAGTATGGGTGAAAAAATGGTGGATCTCAGTTTGATCAAAGATTATCTACACCAGATGATTTTGGATCAGGATCAGATTCAGGAAATCATTCTCTCATTATGGGAAAATAGTGCAGTCCTTACGAAGACAGCTCAGCAACTCTATCTACACCGCAATTCTCTCCAATACAAGATTGATAAATGGGAAGAATTAACAGGGCTACAGTTGAAAGAATTGACAGATTTGACCTTGTGTTATCAGTTGATTTTACCAGATATTATTTAA